One stretch of Chryseobacterium fluminis DNA includes these proteins:
- a CDS encoding M3 family metallopeptidase, whose translation MNILTEKFNTPYHSAPFNLLKNEDYLPAFRELIQKSEEEIDAIVNNPEEPTFENVIEALAYSGEQLDVVSNIFFNLNSAETSDELQQIAQEVSPILTEYSSKISQNEALFKKIKKVYDEKEKYTLNEEQQMLLNETYKGFVRSGALLNEEDKEKLKKISMDLSLKSLQFGQNVLASTNNYFKHITNKEDLAGIPEAVLEQYAEDAKERNLDGWVVTLQYPSYLPLMTYGENRELRKEVALANGKKSFDGGEFDNQNLIKELLRLKQQKAELLGYKDYADYVLEERMAKSPTKVIDFLNELLTKAKPYADNEIEALRSLAKTDGITEMQGYDHAFYAEKLRKAKYDLNDEELKPYFPLNQVQDAVFGLADTLLGLHFQERNDISTYHEEVKVYEVSETGSGTSEKTFKSLLYVDYFPRKGKRAGAWMTSYRNQYIKEGENSRPHISIVCNFSKPTKDTPSLLTFQEVTTLFHEFGHALHGMLANTQYPTLSGTSVKWDFVELPSQFLENFCYEPEFLKTFAKHYKTGEILPDEKIEKIAQSKNFMEGYQTLRQIGFGLLDMNYHTKAEELEDKSVKEFEDHYTKATQLYPSNPETAMSPSFSHIFQGGYSAGYYSYKWAEVLDADAFQYFKENGIFNPEIAARYKILLSSGGTKDPMELYKNFRGSEPKVESLLKRAFG comes from the coding sequence ATGAATATTTTAACTGAAAAATTTAATACACCATATCACTCCGCACCTTTTAACCTTCTGAAGAATGAAGATTACCTTCCTGCATTCAGGGAATTAATCCAAAAGTCGGAAGAAGAAATTGATGCCATTGTCAACAATCCTGAAGAACCTACTTTCGAAAATGTGATCGAAGCACTGGCGTATTCGGGTGAACAGTTAGACGTGGTTTCCAATATTTTTTTCAATTTAAATTCGGCAGAAACCAGTGATGAGCTTCAGCAGATTGCTCAGGAAGTTTCTCCGATCCTAACAGAATATTCTTCAAAAATTTCTCAGAACGAAGCGCTTTTTAAGAAAATAAAAAAAGTATACGACGAAAAAGAAAAATATACCCTGAATGAAGAACAGCAGATGCTTTTAAATGAAACTTACAAAGGTTTTGTACGAAGCGGAGCGTTACTGAATGAAGAAGACAAAGAAAAATTAAAGAAAATCAGCATGGATTTATCTTTAAAATCACTTCAGTTCGGGCAGAATGTACTGGCCTCAACCAATAATTATTTTAAGCATATCACCAATAAAGAGGATCTGGCAGGAATTCCGGAGGCTGTTCTGGAACAATACGCTGAGGATGCCAAAGAAAGAAATCTTGATGGCTGGGTAGTTACCTTACAATATCCGAGCTACCTTCCTTTAATGACCTATGGGGAAAACCGCGAATTGAGAAAAGAAGTGGCCCTGGCCAATGGTAAAAAATCTTTCGATGGCGGAGAATTTGACAATCAGAATTTAATTAAGGAGCTTCTTCGTCTGAAACAGCAAAAAGCGGAGTTATTGGGCTATAAAGACTATGCAGACTATGTTCTGGAAGAAAGAATGGCCAAGTCACCGACCAAAGTCATTGATTTCCTGAATGAGCTTTTAACAAAGGCAAAGCCTTACGCAGACAACGAAATTGAAGCGTTGAGATCTTTGGCAAAAACCGATGGGATCACTGAAATGCAGGGCTATGATCACGCTTTCTATGCAGAGAAACTCCGTAAAGCAAAATACGACTTAAATGATGAGGAACTGAAACCTTATTTCCCTTTAAACCAGGTTCAGGATGCTGTTTTCGGACTTGCTGATACCTTATTAGGATTGCATTTTCAGGAACGAAATGATATTTCCACGTACCATGAAGAGGTGAAAGTATACGAGGTTTCTGAAACGGGAAGCGGTACCTCTGAAAAAACGTTCAAATCCCTTTTATATGTAGATTATTTCCCGAGAAAAGGTAAAAGAGCCGGAGCCTGGATGACGAGCTACAGAAATCAATATATTAAGGAGGGTGAAAATTCCCGTCCTCATATTTCCATCGTGTGCAATTTCAGCAAACCGACGAAAGACACACCAAGTTTACTGACGTTTCAGGAAGTAACCACTTTATTTCACGAGTTTGGTCATGCCCTTCACGGCATGCTGGCCAACACACAGTACCCTACCCTTTCGGGAACCTCTGTGAAATGGGATTTTGTGGAATTGCCTTCCCAGTTCCTGGAAAATTTCTGCTATGAACCGGAGTTTCTCAAAACTTTTGCTAAACATTATAAAACAGGAGAAATTCTTCCTGATGAAAAAATCGAGAAAATCGCGCAGTCTAAAAACTTTATGGAAGGATACCAGACCCTGAGACAAATCGGTTTCGGATTGCTGGATATGAATTATCATACGAAAGCAGAAGAACTGGAAGATAAAAGCGTGAAAGAATTTGAAGATCATTATACAAAGGCTACCCAACTATATCCTTCCAATCCTGAAACAGCGATGAGTCCGAGTTTTTCCCACATTTTCCAGGGCGGATATTCGGCAGGATATTATTCTTATAAATGGGCCGAAGTTCTGGATGCCGATGCTTTCCAGTATTTTAAGGAAAATGGTATTTTCAATCCTGAAATTGCTGCCCGATATAAAATTCTGCTGTCTTCAGGCGGAACAAAAGATCCCATGGAGCTTTATAAGAATTTCAGGGGAAGTGAGCCGAAAGTGGAAAGTTTACTGAAGAGAGCATTCGGATAA
- a CDS encoding ankyrin repeat domain-containing protein has translation MMKRIKNTFLYTGTVFLMLLFSQCITAQEKQNTQKELEKAFFHGARTSDIELLDEFLKSGADINFQGENGYTAMMIAAYNGQKTAVDFLLSKKADLCIKDNRGNTALMGAVVAGEEEIAELLIKEEKCDSLTRKRTIEFASRFGRTKILNLLQQK, from the coding sequence ATGATGAAAAGAATAAAAAATACCTTTCTTTATACAGGAACCGTATTTCTCATGCTGTTATTCAGCCAATGCATTACGGCCCAGGAAAAGCAAAATACCCAAAAGGAGCTTGAGAAGGCATTTTTTCATGGGGCCAGAACGTCTGACATTGAGTTGCTGGATGAATTTCTGAAATCCGGTGCCGATATCAATTTTCAGGGTGAAAATGGCTATACCGCTATGATGATTGCCGCCTACAACGGTCAGAAAACCGCAGTAGACTTTCTGTTAAGTAAAAAAGCAGATTTATGCATTAAGGATAACAGAGGAAATACCGCGCTGATGGGAGCCGTAGTTGCAGGTGAGGAGGAGATTGCCGAGCTTTTGATAAAAGAAGAAAAATGTGACAGCTTAACGAGAAAAAGAACCATAGAGTTTGCTTCCCGGTTTGGAAGAACAAAAATATTAAACCTCCTGCAACAGAAGTAA
- a CDS encoding catalase, with protein MKKISIISALVLSVCTTAQTKMTTSAGTPVNGDKESMTLGENGPVLLEDVHLIEKLQHFSRERIPERVMHPRGTGAQGYFITTKDISSLTKAKIFNQVNKKTPVLVRFSSVIHSKGSPETARDPRGFAVKFYTEEGNWDLVGNHIPTFFIRDAIKFPDFTHANKPSPVTDLQDENRIFDYFSQTPEALQTLTWLQSDNGTPKSFREMDGFGVNTFKFINDKGNISWVKFHFKSLQGIKNLTAEEVVQVQGKDFSHMTRDLYENIAAKNYPKWDLYIQVIDNKDIGKYNFNIFDDTKQWFDVEEIKVGTLVLDQIPPNFFQYTESAAYAPSRVVPGIGFSPDKMLQGRLFSYADAQMYRLGKNHQLLPANRPLVKVNNYHIDGAMNFEERTGDINYYPSTQSDLYTEFSPEDKRVLQGYLMRKEIQNPDNFSQAGILYRGYSPSEKNNLVKNWVSALSKVKDSKVKAKMVSYLYQADPDYGTRVGSGLGLQKNDYTK; from the coding sequence ATGAAAAAGATTAGTATTATCAGTGCATTGGTACTATCCGTCTGCACTACCGCACAGACAAAAATGACAACATCTGCCGGAACTCCGGTAAACGGCGACAAAGAGTCCATGACCCTGGGCGAAAATGGCCCGGTGCTGTTGGAAGATGTTCACCTCATCGAAAAACTCCAGCATTTCAGCAGGGAAAGGATTCCTGAAAGGGTAATGCATCCCAGAGGAACGGGAGCACAGGGATATTTTATTACCACAAAAGATATCAGCTCACTCACGAAAGCAAAAATATTTAATCAGGTAAATAAGAAAACCCCTGTTTTAGTTAGGTTTTCCAGTGTGATCCATTCCAAAGGATCTCCCGAAACGGCTCGAGACCCGAGAGGCTTTGCAGTGAAGTTCTATACGGAAGAAGGAAATTGGGACCTCGTGGGAAATCACATTCCTACGTTCTTTATCAGGGATGCCATAAAGTTTCCTGACTTTACCCATGCCAATAAGCCCTCTCCGGTAACGGATTTACAGGATGAGAACAGGATATTCGATTATTTCTCACAAACGCCGGAGGCTCTGCAGACTTTAACCTGGCTGCAGTCTGATAACGGGACCCCGAAATCTTTCAGAGAAATGGATGGATTTGGCGTTAATACATTTAAATTTATAAATGATAAGGGAAATATTTCCTGGGTTAAATTTCACTTCAAATCATTGCAGGGCATTAAAAACTTAACTGCAGAAGAAGTGGTTCAGGTTCAGGGTAAAGATTTCAGTCATATGACAAGAGATTTATACGAAAATATTGCTGCAAAAAACTATCCTAAATGGGATTTATATATCCAGGTTATCGACAATAAAGATATCGGTAAGTATAATTTTAATATTTTCGATGATACAAAACAATGGTTTGATGTGGAGGAAATAAAAGTAGGAACATTAGTACTGGATCAGATTCCGCCCAACTTCTTTCAATATACAGAAAGTGCTGCCTACGCACCTTCAAGGGTAGTGCCGGGCATCGGCTTTTCTCCTGATAAAATGCTGCAGGGCCGACTTTTTTCTTATGCCGATGCACAGATGTACAGACTGGGCAAAAATCATCAGCTGCTACCTGCCAACAGGCCTTTGGTTAAAGTAAATAACTATCATATTGACGGTGCAATGAACTTTGAAGAAAGAACCGGAGATATCAACTATTACCCAAGCACCCAAAGTGATTTATATACAGAATTCAGCCCGGAAGATAAGAGAGTATTACAGGGATATTTAATGCGTAAGGAAATTCAGAATCCCGATAACTTTTCACAGGCAGGCATTCTGTACAGAGGATACAGCCCGTCAGAAAAAAATAACTTGGTTAAAAATTGGGTCAGCGCCCTTTCGAAGGTAAAAGACAGTAAAGTAAAAGCTAAAATGGTCAGTTATTTATATCAGGCAGATCCTGACTATGGAACACGCGTTGGAAGCGGCCTGGGATTACAGAAAAATGATTATACCAAATAA
- a CDS encoding YqaE/Pmp3 family membrane protein — protein MLLAILLPFLSFMIRGKIFTGIICLILQITLIGWLPAAIWAVLSLHNDRADKRNEKLIREMRKNRRQW, from the coding sequence ATGCTGCTAGCGATCTTACTCCCTTTTCTTTCATTTATGATTCGTGGAAAAATTTTTACCGGAATCATTTGCCTGATTCTGCAAATTACTTTAATTGGCTGGCTTCCTGCTGCAATCTGGGCAGTTCTGTCTTTACATAACGACCGTGCTGACAAAAGAAACGAGAAATTAATCCGGGAAATGAGAAAAAACAGAAGGCAATGGTAA
- the tyrS gene encoding tyrosine--tRNA ligase encodes MINQLKENAEIILPENGLEQKIQQAEKENRKLIIKLGFDPTAPDLHLGHAVVLKKLKQFQDLGHRIIIVVGSFTARIGDPTGKNKARKPLTTEQVQHNAQTYISQLSKIIEVEKTEVVFNSNWLDALSFSEVIELMSKVTVAQLMHRNDFSKRFSENTPIAMHELVYPILQGLDSVRISCDIEMGGTDQLFNCTMGRQLQESHHQPPQTVMCMPLLKGLDGKEKMSKSLHNTIGLTDEPEEMFGKTMSIPDSLINEFINLTTDFSSDEKQNLKLKIIGGENPMMVKKLIAKNIVSQYHTPEMAERAEKFFTNQFQNKNFEEKIFEAILIHSLHHKNHILPLIELCQQLKTTESKSFIRRLIENGGVQINSHKITKPDEEVQLIQHTKIKIGKRTFFELL; translated from the coding sequence ATGATCAATCAGTTAAAAGAAAATGCAGAAATCATTCTGCCTGAAAATGGCCTGGAACAAAAAATCCAACAGGCTGAAAAAGAAAACAGAAAATTAATCATCAAACTGGGGTTTGATCCCACCGCTCCTGATTTACATCTCGGTCACGCTGTTGTACTGAAGAAACTTAAACAGTTTCAGGATCTGGGACATCGGATTATTATTGTCGTGGGAAGCTTTACCGCGAGAATAGGTGATCCCACCGGAAAAAACAAAGCACGAAAGCCTTTAACCACTGAACAGGTCCAGCATAATGCGCAGACCTATATCAGTCAGCTTTCCAAAATTATTGAGGTCGAGAAAACAGAAGTTGTCTTTAATTCCAACTGGCTGGATGCGCTGAGCTTTTCAGAGGTCATTGAGCTGATGTCAAAAGTAACGGTTGCCCAACTGATGCATCGAAATGATTTTAGCAAAAGATTCTCCGAAAACACTCCCATCGCTATGCATGAATTGGTTTACCCTATTTTACAGGGGTTGGATTCTGTCCGGATTTCCTGCGATATTGAGATGGGCGGTACCGATCAGCTTTTCAACTGTACCATGGGAAGACAGCTGCAGGAGAGTCATCACCAGCCTCCGCAGACGGTCATGTGTATGCCCTTACTGAAAGGCCTTGACGGTAAAGAGAAAATGAGCAAATCCTTACATAATACCATAGGCCTGACTGACGAACCTGAAGAAATGTTTGGAAAAACAATGTCAATCCCGGATTCTTTAATAAATGAATTTATTAATCTGACAACAGATTTTTCATCTGACGAAAAGCAGAATCTGAAATTAAAAATAATAGGCGGAGAAAATCCCATGATGGTCAAAAAACTCATCGCTAAAAATATTGTTTCTCAATATCATACGCCGGAAATGGCCGAAAGAGCAGAAAAGTTCTTCACAAATCAGTTTCAGAATAAAAATTTCGAAGAAAAAATTTTTGAAGCCATCCTCATCCATTCACTCCATCATAAGAATCATATCCTTCCATTGATAGAACTTTGTCAGCAGCTAAAAACCACTGAAAGCAAATCTTTTATCCGGCGGCTGATCGAAAATGGAGGGGTTCAAATTAACAGTCATAAAATAACGAAGCCAGACGAGGAAGTTCAGTTAATACAACACACAAAAATCAAAATCGGAAAAAGAACTTTCTTTGAACTTTTGTAA
- a CDS encoding GNAT family N-acetyltransferase, whose protein sequence is MSFKLQYRKATETDIDFLIELREKTMSEHYISSNLPATREVHMQRVLYEFDKASIIIMNNEPIGLLKISRKPDTLYIIQLQIDPTAQGKGIGRCILREIIKEAKNSQKTITLNVLKTNKAQYLYSSLGFVIIGENDHSYFMELQQ, encoded by the coding sequence ATGAGTTTTAAGCTTCAATATCGTAAAGCGACGGAAACCGATATCGATTTCTTAATTGAATTAAGGGAAAAGACGATGAGTGAACATTATATCAGTTCGAATCTTCCGGCAACGAGAGAAGTTCATATGCAGAGAGTTCTTTATGAGTTTGATAAAGCAAGCATCATCATCATGAATAACGAACCGATCGGCTTGCTTAAAATCAGCAGAAAACCTGATACGTTGTATATTATTCAATTACAGATAGATCCGACTGCACAGGGAAAAGGAATCGGAAGATGTATTCTGAGAGAAATTATCAAAGAAGCTAAAAACAGCCAGAAAACCATTACCCTGAATGTACTGAAAACCAATAAAGCTCAGTATTTATATTCCAGTCTGGGATTTGTCATCATCGGTGAAAATGATCATTCTTACTTTATGGAATTACAACAATAA
- a CDS encoding TerD family protein — MAINLQKGQTINLRKNDQGDNAYDLSQVTIGLGWDVRKSGGFFGKLFGSAPEYDLDAIAFLLDKNGKVANMGTTLQRQNGKNIVLYQSDVIYFNSMKHPSGNIWLTGDNRTGEGDGDDEQIIVQLDRLPQRFEKIVFVVSIYQGNSNRQHFGMIENAFIRAVDAKGKEITKFSLSGDAGMNGMCSMVFAEAYRHEGDWKFRALGEPHRTDNFIDVLVPYTYK, encoded by the coding sequence ATGGCAATCAATTTACAAAAAGGGCAGACGATCAATCTGCGGAAGAATGATCAAGGCGATAATGCGTATGATCTCTCACAGGTTACCATAGGTTTGGGATGGGATGTGCGGAAATCCGGAGGATTCTTCGGTAAGCTTTTTGGCAGCGCCCCGGAATATGACCTTGACGCCATCGCATTCCTTCTGGATAAAAATGGTAAAGTAGCCAATATGGGAACCACTTTACAAAGGCAGAACGGAAAAAATATTGTTCTTTATCAAAGTGATGTTATTTACTTTAACTCCATGAAACATCCCAGCGGAAATATATGGCTGACGGGAGATAACAGAACCGGTGAAGGAGATGGCGATGATGAACAGATTATTGTACAGCTTGACCGACTTCCTCAGCGGTTTGAAAAAATTGTTTTTGTGGTTTCCATTTATCAGGGAAATTCCAACAGGCAGCATTTCGGGATGATTGAGAATGCCTTTATCAGAGCGGTAGATGCCAAGGGAAAAGAGATTACAAAATTCAGCCTTTCCGGTGATGCCGGAATGAACGGGATGTGCTCTATGGTTTTTGCGGAAGCCTACCGACACGAAGGTGACTGGAAATTCCGTGCTTTAGGGGAACCTCACCGGACAGATAACTTTATTGATGTTCTTGTTCCTTATACCTATAAATAA
- a CDS encoding TerD family protein: protein MAINLQKGQRIELGFTKMTIGLGWDPNDGVGYDFDLDASAIMIDADRKLVSEEYFVFYNNLQSPDGALQHTGDDPSGKSSDGDDDESIIVDLEKVDSKVEEILFVVTIEDFERRKQNFGQVRNSYIRIIDNVTQQEIAKYELDEDFSIETGVEFGRLYKRSGSWKFEASGIGYRADLGFFLEKYYKGQIIK from the coding sequence ATGGCAATTAACTTACAGAAAGGACAGAGAATTGAACTTGGATTTACAAAAATGACCATCGGTTTGGGTTGGGATCCTAATGACGGAGTAGGATATGATTTTGACCTTGATGCCTCCGCCATTATGATTGATGCAGACCGAAAACTGGTAAGTGAGGAATATTTTGTTTTTTACAATAATTTGCAGTCACCGGATGGTGCCCTTCAGCACACCGGTGATGATCCCAGCGGTAAAAGCAGTGATGGAGATGATGATGAATCGATCATTGTAGATCTTGAAAAAGTAGATTCAAAAGTAGAAGAGATTCTCTTTGTGGTTACCATAGAAGATTTTGAAAGAAGAAAACAGAATTTCGGGCAGGTAAGAAATTCATACATCAGAATTATTGATAATGTTACCCAGCAGGAGATTGCCAAATATGAACTTGATGAAGATTTTTCCATTGAAACAGGCGTAGAATTCGGAAGACTCTACAAACGTAGCGGAAGCTGGAAATTCGAAGCTTCAGGAATTGGGTACAGAGCTGACCTTGGCTTTTTTCTTGAGAAATATTATAAAGGACAAATTATAAAATAG
- a CDS encoding lysylphosphatidylglycerol synthase transmembrane domain-containing protein, translating to MKKKAKNPVKSIITIVISLAFAGFFLWFALKGLDFKVIQKSLAKANYWWVLLAACFGISAYWFRAIRWNLMLEPMGHHISDSNSLWSISFGYLMNLTIPRSGEVARATALYGVEKVPVDKSIGTIILERIVDLACMVAFLGLTLIFKFNTILSFWKYIEKEFLKKIANSVFYLYVFGISIIILVAVFIIFRSRIRNNVFYKKVISILSGIGEGLKTIFNLKQKKKFILYTVGIWVSYYFAAYLVCFALPETSDFVFADGFLILVVGTFGMIIPASGGIGAFNLAMKYGFMALFISMGKSGEVGGEVGLTYSFISLPLQITIMLVMGLISIPMLAKERNKVFPSQKI from the coding sequence ATGAAGAAAAAAGCAAAGAATCCTGTAAAATCCATTATAACAATAGTAATATCGCTTGCTTTTGCAGGCTTTTTTTTATGGTTTGCCCTTAAAGGACTGGATTTTAAGGTTATTCAGAAATCATTGGCGAAGGCGAATTACTGGTGGGTATTATTGGCGGCCTGTTTTGGGATCTCGGCATACTGGTTCAGAGCGATCCGGTGGAACCTGATGCTGGAACCCATGGGGCACCATATTTCAGATTCCAATTCATTGTGGTCTATTTCCTTTGGGTACCTAATGAATCTTACCATTCCAAGAAGTGGGGAAGTGGCCCGGGCAACCGCGTTGTATGGCGTGGAAAAAGTGCCTGTTGATAAATCTATTGGAACAATAATCTTGGAAAGAATTGTCGATCTGGCTTGTATGGTTGCATTTTTAGGTTTAACATTGATCTTTAAATTCAATACTATTTTATCTTTCTGGAAATACATCGAGAAAGAATTTTTAAAAAAGATTGCGAATTCGGTATTTTACTTATATGTTTTTGGTATTTCTATCATTATTTTAGTGGCCGTTTTTATTATTTTCAGATCTAGAATAAGAAATAATGTTTTTTATAAAAAAGTCATCAGTATTCTGTCAGGAATTGGTGAAGGTTTAAAAACAATTTTCAACCTGAAACAAAAAAAGAAATTTATTCTTTACACCGTAGGAATCTGGGTTTCTTATTATTTTGCAGCCTATCTGGTATGTTTTGCGCTTCCGGAAACTTCGGATTTTGTTTTTGCAGACGGATTTCTGATCCTGGTCGTAGGAACATTCGGGATGATTATTCCGGCGAGCGGAGGAATCGGGGCTTTCAACCTGGCGATGAAATATGGGTTTATGGCGCTGTTTATTTCTATGGGAAAGAGTGGTGAAGTCGGCGGAGAAGTCGGATTAACCTATTCATTTATCTCATTGCCACTGCAGATAACAATTATGCTGGTAATGGGGTTAATTTCTATTCCTATGCTTGCAAAAGAAAGAAATAAAGTCTTTCCCAGTCAGAAAATTTAA
- the panD gene encoding aspartate 1-decarboxylase encodes MLIEVFKSKIHRVRVTASDLNYIGSITIDEDLIEAAGLVVGERVYIVNVNNGERFDTYVIKGKRKSGEVCLNGPAARKVQRDDIIIIIAYAQMTPEEAQTFQPKIVFPDEKTNLLT; translated from the coding sequence ATGTTAATAGAAGTTTTTAAGTCTAAGATTCATAGAGTAAGAGTGACGGCTTCGGATCTTAATTATATCGGGAGTATTACAATAGATGAAGACCTTATTGAAGCTGCAGGATTGGTAGTAGGAGAAAGGGTATATATCGTTAATGTAAATAATGGAGAGCGTTTTGACACTTATGTCATTAAGGGGAAAAGAAAATCCGGCGAGGTCTGTCTTAACGGTCCTGCCGCCAGAAAAGTGCAGCGGGATGATATCATCATTATCATTGCTTATGCTCAGATGACTCCTGAGGAAGCGCAGACTTTCCAACCTAAGATTGTTTTCCCGGATGAAAAAACGAATCTGCTGACATAA
- a CDS encoding HU family DNA-binding protein: MNKSELIDAIAKDAGITKVAAKAALESFISNVTTTLKKKDGKVSLVGFGTFSVAERAARQGINPATKKPINIEAKTVAKFKAGADLSTAVATANAPAASGKKKK; the protein is encoded by the coding sequence ATGAACAAGTCTGAACTAATCGACGCTATCGCAAAAGATGCCGGTATCACAAAAGTGGCTGCTAAGGCTGCTTTAGAATCTTTCATTTCTAATGTAACGACTACTTTAAAGAAAAAAGACGGGAAGGTTTCTTTAGTAGGATTCGGTACTTTTTCTGTAGCTGAGAGAGCTGCAAGACAAGGTATTAACCCTGCTACTAAAAAGCCAATCAATATCGAAGCAAAAACGGTGGCTAAATTTAAAGCCGGAGCTGATTTATCTACAGCTGTTGCTACTGCTAATGCACCTGCTGCTTCTGGTAAGAAGAAAAAATAA
- the pdxH gene encoding pyridoxamine 5'-phosphate oxidase, which translates to MENLHDQRKVYEKSQLIESEIKQNPIEQFRDWFLEASANPGISEANAMAVSTMESDGCPRTRMVLLKAYTHEGFIFYTNYDSRKGKAIEKNHKACLHFFWPNLERQIIIKADLEKIAENLSDGYFHSRPKGSQLGAVVSPQSQIIPDREYLEKKLTALEKQFEHSEVPRPGNWGGYLAKPYEIEFWQGRPNRLHDRIIYTLDDLDWEISRLAP; encoded by the coding sequence ATGGAAAACCTGCACGACCAAAGAAAAGTGTATGAGAAGTCCCAACTTATTGAAAGTGAGATAAAACAAAATCCTATCGAACAATTTAGGGATTGGTTTCTGGAAGCCAGTGCAAACCCCGGTATTTCTGAAGCGAACGCGATGGCCGTTTCTACGATGGAAAGTGATGGCTGCCCACGCACCAGAATGGTTTTATTAAAGGCTTATACCCATGAAGGCTTTATTTTTTATACGAATTATGACAGCAGGAAAGGGAAAGCAATAGAAAAGAATCATAAAGCCTGCCTTCATTTTTTCTGGCCTAATCTGGAGCGGCAGATCATCATTAAAGCTGATCTGGAAAAAATCGCTGAAAACTTAAGCGACGGATATTTCCATTCAAGACCTAAAGGCAGTCAGCTTGGAGCTGTTGTTTCGCCGCAAAGCCAAATCATTCCGGATAGAGAATATCTCGAAAAAAAATTAACAGCGCTGGAAAAACAGTTTGAACATAGTGAAGTGCCCAGACCTGGCAATTGGGGTGGATATCTTGCAAAGCCTTACGAAATAGAATTCTGGCAGGGAAGACCCAACCGGCTTCATGACAGGATCATCTACACGCTGGATGATCTGGACTGGGAGATCTCGCGTCTGGCACCTTAA
- a CDS encoding YqgE/AlgH family protein, whose translation MNYSYKGKILISTPDISGDIFSRSVVLMIEHNEHGAFGLILNKKNSQVSSKFKNFFDFKIEVYDGGPVENDKVFFIVKGKKVTEAYTDISNDFYLTEDIENIISAVLSQELDINDVKIFSGYTGWSAMQLDHEIQKKLWTVVDVYNLDYTLPNDQTLWKSIMQNLGGEFLLWANAPEDISLN comes from the coding sequence ATGAATTACTCATACAAAGGTAAAATATTAATTTCCACGCCTGACATTTCCGGAGATATTTTTTCCAGGTCAGTTGTATTGATGATTGAGCATAATGAACATGGTGCTTTTGGATTAATATTAAATAAGAAAAACAGCCAGGTGAGTAGTAAGTTCAAAAATTTTTTTGACTTTAAGATCGAAGTGTATGACGGCGGACCGGTAGAAAATGATAAGGTGTTCTTTATTGTAAAGGGCAAAAAGGTGACAGAAGCGTATACCGACATTTCTAACGACTTTTATCTTACGGAAGATATCGAAAACATCATAAGTGCCGTTCTGAGCCAGGAACTGGATATTAATGATGTTAAAATTTTTTCAGGTTATACAGGTTGGTCTGCCATGCAGCTCGACCATGAAATTCAGAAAAAGCTCTGGACCGTCGTGGATGTTTATAACCTTGATTACACCCTGCCTAATGATCAGACTCTATGGAAATCCATCATGCAGAATCTGGGCGGTGAGTTCCTTCTGTGGGCCAATGCTCCGGAGGATATTTCTTTAAACTGA